From one Butyricimonas faecihominis genomic stretch:
- the mnmA gene encoding tRNA 2-thiouridine(34) synthase MnmA — protein MKEPVTCNLPICNSPKANSPRVLMAMSGGIDSTVAAMLLQDQGYELVGVTYRVYDQISQACMEKEKGCCSVNAIFEAKHMAQQMGFEHHILDIRKDFNDLVIRNFIDEYLQGHTPNPCVLCNSTIKWGKLIAMADELDCDYIATGHYARIGQQDGRYFLRKGVDETKDQTYFLWTLTQENLARTIFPLGELTKPEVRQIALEKGYEKLSKKSESQEICFIPDNDYRTFLAENVENFTEKYGPGLFVDTSGKRLGEHRGFPNYTIGQRKGLGIALGHPMFVVDIRPESNEVVLGTREELQGKTFRAKDINLMKYASLPDGFEVNAKIRYRNRGAQASVYHENDFLRVEFHEGMDSITPGQSAVLYEEIDVVGGGIII, from the coding sequence ATGAAAGAACCTGTAACCTGTAACCTGCCAATTTGTAACTCGCCGAAGGCGAATTCTCCCCGGGTATTAATGGCGATGAGCGGTGGAATTGATAGCACGGTGGCAGCCATGTTGTTACAAGACCAAGGGTACGAGCTGGTAGGAGTTACTTATCGGGTATACGATCAAATCTCCCAAGCCTGCATGGAGAAAGAAAAGGGGTGTTGCAGCGTGAACGCCATTTTCGAGGCTAAACACATGGCCCAGCAAATGGGATTTGAACATCATATTCTCGATATTCGGAAAGATTTTAATGATCTGGTGATTCGGAATTTCATCGATGAATACTTGCAAGGGCACACGCCCAATCCTTGCGTACTCTGTAATTCCACGATCAAGTGGGGAAAATTGATTGCCATGGCCGACGAGCTAGACTGTGATTATATTGCCACGGGACACTATGCCCGCATCGGTCAACAGGACGGACGTTATTTTCTGCGCAAAGGTGTGGACGAGACCAAAGACCAAACTTATTTTCTCTGGACGTTAACCCAAGAAAATCTTGCTCGCACGATCTTTCCACTGGGGGAATTAACAAAACCTGAAGTACGACAAATTGCCTTGGAGAAAGGATACGAGAAACTCTCCAAGAAAAGCGAGAGTCAGGAAATCTGTTTCATCCCGGATAATGATTACCGTACCTTCCTCGCAGAGAACGTGGAAAACTTTACAGAGAAATACGGTCCCGGATTGTTTGTTGACACTTCCGGCAAACGCTTGGGAGAACACCGGGGATTCCCCAACTACACGATCGGACAACGCAAGGGACTCGGCATCGCCCTAGGACATCCCATGTTCGTGGTCGACATCCGACCGGAAAGCAATGAAGTCGTGCTGGGAACCCGGGAAGAACTACAAGGAAAAACGTTCCGGGCAAAGGATATTAACCTAATGAAGTACGCCTCCCTACCCGATGGCTTCGAAGTAAACGCCAAAATTCGTTATCGCAACCGGGGAGCGCAAGCCTCCGTCTATCACGAAAACGACTTCCTTCGAGTAGAATTTCACGAAGGAATGGATTCGATCACCCCGGGGCAAAGTGCGGTTCTATATGAAGAGATCGACGTCGTGGGGGGAGGAATCATTATCTGA